Proteins encoded within one genomic window of Actinoplanes octamycinicus:
- a CDS encoding GNAT family N-acetyltransferase — MENWTVRRVTPRDAGRMRALRLEMLADSPLAFLETLAQAAARSHEGYAQRLGMSADGPELSQFIADPGDGPLLGHAGGTAIPDEPHVTVVFSVYLTPAVRGGKLLAQLVDAVADWSTAAGRHELMLEVVVGNGRAVRAYEKLGFQDTGVRLPHPTVPVLTQLQMRRRM, encoded by the coding sequence ATGGAGAACTGGACCGTGCGCCGGGTCACCCCCCGGGACGCCGGACGGATGCGCGCCCTGCGGCTCGAGATGCTCGCGGACAGTCCCCTCGCCTTCCTGGAGACCCTGGCCCAGGCCGCCGCCCGCTCGCACGAGGGCTACGCGCAGCGGCTCGGCATGTCGGCCGACGGCCCGGAGCTGTCCCAGTTCATCGCCGACCCGGGTGACGGGCCGCTGCTCGGGCACGCCGGCGGCACCGCGATCCCGGACGAGCCACACGTCACGGTGGTCTTCTCGGTCTATCTGACGCCGGCCGTCCGGGGCGGCAAACTGCTCGCCCAGCTGGTCGACGCGGTCGCCGACTGGTCCACCGCGGCCGGGCGGCACGAGCTGATGCTCGAGGTGGTGGTCGGCAACGGGCGGGCCGTCCGGGCGTACGAGAAGCTGGGTTTCCAGGACACCGGGGTGCGCCTGCCGCACCCGACCGTGCCGGTCCTGACCCAGCTGCAGATGCGCCGGAGGATGTGA